The Eleutherodactylus coqui strain aEleCoq1 chromosome 6, aEleCoq1.hap1, whole genome shotgun sequence genome window below encodes:
- the LOC136633631 gene encoding formyl peptide receptor 2-like — translation MGMGLGQEVGREPFSRFALIKAVNLLLGSDLFQLGVGSSYEDFETSTTLSYNDFSDEEDIIQNMSITLYSIVFVLGTIGNGLVIWIAGFRMKKTISATWFLNLAIADFLCCASLPLRIVERFYFFTYIGTICCILSIFLFGINMNASVLLLTAMSIDRCISIMWPFWAKIHRTSKLVKITVSIIWVFSLLFTGLLFYLYGFYFHDIKEWCLSYIREYGPDEVKQIIQLLRLSVMFAIPFLVILISYVTIFLKLRQRRRPQRSQRPYRIITTVILCFFICWFPFYIWPLTPQYKLYYLHLHIINNIIINLACLNSCINPIIYVFMGQDFKHGFLRSIPFRLEKALSEQPNDLCREQEDFEHACTAVIISRNSPASSSSPVF, via the exons ATGGGCATGGGACTG GGTCAGGAAGTGGGCCGAGAGCCATTCAGCAGGTTCGCACTTATCAAAGCAGTGAATTTGCTTTTAGGTTCAGACCTTTTCCAGTTGGGAGTAGG GTCATCTTACGAAGACTTCGAGACAAGTACTACGCTCAGTTACAATGATTTTAGTGATGAAGAAGACATTATACAGAATATGTCAATTACTTTATACAGCATTGTTTTTGTTCTTGGGACTATTGGTAATGGATTGGTCATCTGGATTGCCGGATTCAGGATGAAGAAGACAATCAGTGCCACGTGGTTCCTTAATCTGGCCATTGCAGACTTCCTATGCTGTGCATCTCTTCCTCTGAGAATAGTAGAAcggttttattttttcacatacaTTGGAACTATTTGTTGCATACTGAGCATTTTTCTGTTTGGTATAAACATGAATGCCAGTGTTCTTCTCTTGACAGCTATGAGTATTGACCGCTGTATATCGATCATGTGGCCATTTTGGGCGAAAATTCATAGGACCAGTAAACTAGTGAAAATCACTGTGTCAATAATTTGGGTGTTCAGTTTACTTTTTACTGGTTTACTGTTTTACTTATATGGATTCTATTTTCATGATATAAAGGAATGGTGTTTATCATATATCCGTGAATATGGTCCTGATGAGGTGAAACAGATCATTCAACTGCTCAGGTTATCTGTAATGTTTGCCATTCCTTTTCTCGTTATTTTGATCAGTTATGTTACTATTTTCCTCAAACTTAGACAAAGAAGGAGACCCCAGAGATCACAGAGACCCTACAGGATCATCACCACTGTTATATTGTGTTTCTTTATCTGCTGGTTTCCTTTTTACATCTGGCCACTAACACCCCAGTATAAATTATACTACCTTCATCTCCatataataaataatattatCATCAACCTGGCTTGCCTTAACAGTTGCATCAATCCAATTATTTACGTTTTTATGGGCCAAGATTTTAAACATGGCTTCTTAAGATCTATTCCCTTCAGGCTTGAAAAAGCCTTAAGTGAACAGCCTAATGACCTATGCAGAGAACAGGAGGATTTTGAACATGCTTGCACTGCTGTTATAATAAGCAGGAATTCTCCTGCTTCGTCATCATCCCCTGTCTTTTAG